The stretch of DNA tctctgttgctattggggggtctatagaaaactcccaacaaagtgactgctcctttcctgtttctgacttccacccataatgactcaatagacaaaccctcctcgacgacctccctttctgcagctgtgatactatccctgattagcaatgccactcccccacctcttttacctccctccctattccttttgtaacatctaaaccccggaacatccagcatccattcctgcccctgtgatatccacgtctccgtaatggccacaacatcgtagctccaagtactgatccatgctctaagttcatcacccttattcctgacacttcttgcgttaaaatagacacacttcaacccatcatactggctgcaactttgtcgtgtaaattgtctaaccttcctcacagactctctgcactcggtatcttcctgttcaacagctaccccatctactgatccgtagctccggttcccatacccctgccaaactagtttaaactagtttcagtggtggaagagtcagtgtcaacatcctaggggctaccattgaccagaaactgaactggagtagccatataaataccgtggctacaagtgcaggtcagaggctgggaatcctgctgtgagtaactcacctcctgattccccaaagcctgtccaccatctacaaggcacaagtcaggagtgtgatggaatactctccacttgcctggatgggtgcagctccaacaacattcaagaagctcgacaccatccaggacaaagaaacccacttaactggcaccccatctacaaacattcactccctccaccaccgacgcacagtggcagcagtgcgtaccatctacaagatgcactgcagcaacgcaccaaggctccttcgacagcaccttccaaacccgcaacctctaccaactagaaggacaagggcagcagatacacgggaacaccaccacctgcaagttcccctccaagtcacacaccatcctgacttggaactatatcgccgttccttcactgtcgctgggttaaaatcctggaactcccttcctaacagcactgtgggtgtacctaccccacatggttcaagaaggcagctcaccaccaccttctcaagagcaattagggatgggcaataaatgctggcctggccagtgacgcccgcatTCCGTGAATGAATTGTAAAAATGTTTCACTTGCCCCTCATCATTCCCCAGCATTAGACCCAGCATTCCTTCCTCTTCATTGGAGTGGAAACacactgattttttaaaaagttctcttgtgcacatttcaggaattcctctccAATCTTACATTGTTACTATCTCAttctatattcggataattgaagtcccccattgtcAGTGTTTCTTGTTCTTGCATATTTCTTCAGATTTGCTCCTTTATCTACTTACCATTATTTGGTGGCCTTTTGCACACAGCCAGCAATAAAATAACTAACTCCTCTATTGTTCCTTCATTCGAACcagatagattctgtctttgaatgCTCAACTACATTAACTCATTCTAGTGCTGTCACAGCATCTTTGATCAAGACTgtcaccccaccccctccatttTATCCTTCCCTCTTTATTCTGAATatactgtcgtcaggaatattatgTTCTGAATGCTCCCCTTGTTTAAGCCTTGTTCCTGTGATGATATCAGATCCCCATGACTGCAGCTCACCAACTGGATTTATATCTGCTCCATGTCTGTATATATTTCCCATCCTCGTTAGCCTCGTCCTCAATCTGACCCTCCTCTTCCTGAACTACTCTTCATTCTAACTGGGGACAGAGTGACAGCCTCCCTCCTCACTCACCCCCTCACACCCTCAGCCTCTCTCCGCAcccgccccctcactccctcagcctCGCTCCTCACCCGCCCTCTCGCTCCCTCACTCCCTCAGCCTCGCTCCTCAcccgccccctcactccctcagcctCGCTCCTCAcccgccccctcactccctcagcctCGCTCCTCACCCGCCCTCTCGCTCCCTCACTCGCTCAGCCTCACTCCTCAcccgccccctcactccctcactcgctCAGCCTCACTCCTCACCCGCCCCCTCACTCCATCAGTCTCACTCCtcacccaccccctcactccctcagcctCGCTCCTCACACGCCCCTTCGCTCCCTCACTCTCGCTCCtcacccaccccctcgcaccctcaCTCCCTCAGCCTCGCTCCtcacccaccccctcgcaccctcaCTCCCTCAGCCTTGCTCCTCACCcgccctctcactccctcactccctcagccTCACTCCTCACCCGCCCCCTCGCTCCTTCATCCTCACCCCTCGCTCCTTCATCCTCACACCCTCGCTCCCtcatccccaccctctcccctccccctctgccccaccctctcccccatacGCCTTCCCTCCCAaacgtcttcccctctccctcgtCAACCTCCCCCTTCACCCAACCCTTTGCCTAAATCTTCTCCTTTCCTGCGgactctcccctcccccagcaatcagtgggagacagagcaaGTGGGAGGAGCGGCCAGGGGGAGGCGTGGCCTGTGGGTTGTGGCCAGAGGAGTAGGAGGCAGCAGAGGTGGGGCCAGAGGGGGCGGGGTCAGCAGGAGGGATCAGAGGTGGAGCCAGAGGGGGCGGGGTCAGCAGGAGGGATCAGAGGTGGAGCCAGAGGGGGCAGGGTCAGCAGGAGGGATCAGAGGTGGAGCCAGAGGGGGTGGGGTCAGCAGGAGGGATCAGAGGTGGAGCCAGAGGGGGTGGGGTCAGCAGGAGGGATCAGAGGTGGAGCCAGAGGGGGCGGGGTCAGTAGGAGGGAGCCACTCAATGCTCCAATTGTTTTGTTTTGCTCCCTCCCAGGATCATTCGGCTCCCGCGATTGGAGCAGCTGCCACCATGGCCCACGAGATTGGCCACAATTTTGGAATGAACCATGATGTCCAGGGGTGCTGTGTCCAGGCCTCAGCCGAACAGGGAGGCTGCATCATGGCGGCGGCAACAGGGTGAGAAGACAGCAACAATATCATAGCAacaccccacttcccccccctcccccacctcccactccctctttccccctcccccacctccccttcctCAACCTCCCCTTCCTCAACCTCCCCTTCCTcaacctccccctttccccctccccctttccccctccccctttccccctccccctttccccctcccccctatccccctcccccctatccccctcccccctatccccctcccccctatccccctcccccctatccccctcccccctatccccctcccccctatccccctcccccctatccccctcccccctccccccttcccccctccccctttccccccttcccccctccccctttcccccctccccccctcccccctccccccctccccccttcccccctccccctttcccccctccccctttcccccctccccctttcccccctccccctttcccccctccccctttcccccctcccccattcccccctcccccattcccccctcccccattcccccctcccccattcccccctcccccattcccccctcccccattcccccctccccctttcccccctccccctttccccctctccccctctccccctttccccctctccccctttcccccacccctttccccctttccccctaccCCCTTTCCCCCTACCCCCTTTCCCCCTACCCCCTACCCCCTTTCCCCCTACCCCCTTTCCCCTGCCCCCTTTCCCCTGCCCCCTTTCCCCTGCCCCCTTTCCCCCTGCCCCCTTTCCCCctgccccctttcccctctcccctttcccctagccctttcccctctcccctacccctttcccccctccccttttcccccctccccttttcccccctccccttttcccccctccccgctttcccccctccccttttcccccctccccttttcccccctccccttttcccccctccccttttcccccctccGCTTTTCCCCCCTCCgcttttcccctcccccctccccgctttTCCCCCCTCCCCGCTTCCCCTTTCactttccctccctttccccccgccccttcccccccaccccttcccccccaccccttcccccctaccctttcccccacccctttcccctctcccccctccccttccaccctcccctttccccccacccccctcccctttccccttttcccccctccccttttcccccctccccttttcccccctccccgctTTCCCCGCTTTCcccctccccgctttcccccctcccCGCTTTTCCCCCCTCCCCGCTTTTCCCCCCTCCCCGCTTTTCCCCCCTCCCCGCTTTTCCCCCCTCCCCGCTTTTCCCCCCTCCCCGCTTTTCCCCCTCCCCGCTTTTCCCCCCTCCCCGCTTTTTCCCCCTCCCCGCTTTTCCCCCCTCCCCGCTTTTCCCCCCTCCCCGCTTTTCCCCCCTCCCCGCTTTTCCCCCCTCCCCGCTTTTCCCCCCTCCCCGCTTCCCCTTTCactttccctccccttcccccccgccccttcccccccgccccttcccccccgccccttcccccccaccccttcccccctaccctttccccccacccctttcccctctcccccctccccttccaccctcccctttccccccacccccctcccctttcccctttccccctttcccccctcccctttcccccctcccctttcccccctcccctttcccccctcccctttcccccctccccgcttcccccctccccgcttcccccctccccgcttcccccctccccgcttcccccctccccgcttcccccctccccgcttcccccctccccgcttccccctccccgcttcccccctccccgcttcccccctccccgcttcccccctccccgcttcccccctccccgcttccccctccccgcttccccctcaccatttccccctcccctcttcccctttcactttcccccctcccccttttccccctcccccttttccccctcccccttttccccctcccccttttccccctcccccttttccccctcccccttttccccctcccccttttccccctcccccttttccccctccaccattccccctccaccattccccctccaccattccccctccacattccccctccctcctttccccttccctcctttccctcaccaccccttcccccctccccctcccccctttcacccctttcccccctcccccctttcccccctcccccctttccctttccccctcccccctttccccctcccccctttccccctcccccctttccccctcccccctttcaccccctcccccctttcaccccctcccccctttcaccccctcccccctttcaccccctcccccctttcaccccctcccccctttcaccccctcccccctttcaccccctcccccctttcaccccctcccccctttcctccctcccccctttcaccccctcccccctttcctccctcccccctttcctccctcccccctttcctccctcccccctttcctccctcccccctttcctccctccccctttcctccctccccctttcctccctccccctttcctccctcccccGTTTTCCCCCTCCCCCGTTTTCCCCCTCCCCCGTTTTCCCCCTCCCCCGTTTTCCCCCTCCCCCGTTTTCCCCCTCCCCCGTTTTCCCCCTCCCCcgttttccccctctccctcccctttcagcctctccccctctccctcccctttcagcctctccccctctccctcccctatcccccaccccctttcccctccccgcttccccctttccccttccagcattcccctttcccccctcccccaactcccattcccaactccccctcacccttcccccacTGCCGCTTCCCCAACCTCTAaaacctcccccttccccacctcccccttccccacctcccccttccccacctcccccttccccacctcccccttccccacctcccccatctccccctccccatctcccccttccccctccgccACCTCACCCTTCCTCCTCCATcacatccccctccccccttccccccccatcccccacctccgccttcccccatcccctcctcccccttctcccaTCACCCACTTCCCCCTTcctacctccccacctccccctccccacctccccctccccacctccccctccccacctccccctccccacctccccctccccacctcccccttccccacctcccgcttccccacctcccccttcccccctgccccttcccccatctcaCCCTTCCCCCTCGCCCCTTCCCCCATCTCACCCTTCCCCCTCTACCACgtcaccctccccctttcccccctgccccttccctcccccatccaccacctccctattcccccatcccccacctcccccttccccacctcccccttccccacctcccccttccccacctccccctaacccacctcccccctctgccctccccaactgcccctctcccatctcccccttcccactccaccacctcccccatcccccatcacccacctccctcttccctctttcccccacctcccccttcccccatcacccACCTCCCCCTTCCGCCACCTCCGCTTCCCCGTTCCTCCTCCCTcaactccctcttccccctccctacctccctcttccccctccctacctccctcttccccctccctacctccctcttccccctccctacctccctcttcccccccctacctccctcttccccccccccctacctccctcttccccctccctacctccctcccccacctcccccttccccacctcccccttccccacctcccccttcccatACCACAACCTCGCCTTCCCCTTCCCTCTTACCCCCCATCCCGCTTCCCCCATCCCGCtttcccccctcacccttcccccctcacccttcccccccctcccgcttccccccctcccgcttccccccctcccgctttccccccctcccgctttccccccctcccgctttccccccctcccgctttccccccatcccgctttccccccatcccGCTTTCCACCCATCCCGCTTTCCACCCATCCCGctcccccacctcccgctcccCCACCTCCCGCTTCCCCCCTTCCCGCTTCCCCCCTTCCCGCTCCCCCACCTCACCCTTCCCACCTCACCCTTCCCACctcacccttcccccctcacccttcccccctcacccttccccccacccccttccccccgtcccccctcccgctttcccccctcccgctttcccccctcccgctttcccccctcccgctttccccccctcccgctttcccccctcccgctttcccccctcccgcttccccccctcccgcttccccccctcccgcttccccccctcccgcttccccccctcccgcttccccccctcccgcTTCCACCCCTCCCGCTTCCACCCCTCCCGCTTCCACCCCTCCCGCTTTCCACCCCTCCCGCTTTCCACCCCTCCCGCTTTCCACCCCTCCCGCTTTCCACCCCTCCCGCTTTCCACCCATCCCGCTCCCCACCTCACCCTTCCCACCTCACCCTTCCCACCTCACCCTTCCCACCTCACCCTTCCCACctcacccttcccccctcacccttcccccctcacccttcccccctcacccttccccccacccccttccccccgtcccccctcccgcttccccccctcccgcttccccccctcccgcttccccccctcccgcttccccccctcccgctttccccccctcccgctttccccccctcccgctttccccccctcccgctttccccccctcccgctttccccccctcccgctttccccccctcccgctttccacccctcccgctttccacccctcccgctttccacccctcccgctttccccccctcccgctttccACCCCTCCCGCTTTCCACCCCTCCCGCTTTCCACCCCTCCCGCTTTCCACCCCTCCCGCTTTCCACCCCTCCCGCTTTCCACCCATCCCGCTCCCCACCTCACCCTTCCCACCTCACCCTTCCCACctcacccttcccccctcacccttccccccacccgcgtcccccctcccgcttcccccctcccgcttcccccccctcccgcttcccccccctcccgcttcccccccctcccgcttcccccccctcccgcttcccccccctcccgcttcccccccctcccgcTTTCCACCCCTCCCGCTTTCCACCCCTCCCGCTTTCCACCCCTCCCGCTTTCCACCCCTCCCGCTTTCCACCCCTCCCGCTTTCCACCCCTCCCGCTTTCCACCCCTCCCGCTTTCCACCCCTCCCGCTTTCCACCCCTCCCGCTTTCCACCCATCCCGCTCCCCACCTCACCCTTCCCACCTCACCCTTCCCACctcacccttcccccctcacccttccccccacccgcgtcccccctcccgcttcccccctcccgcttcccccccctcccgcttcccccccctcccgcttcccccccctcccgcttcccccccctcccgcttcccccccctcccgcttcccccccctcccgcTTTCCACCCCTCCCGCTTTCCACCCCTCCCGCTTTCCACCCCTCCCGCTTTCCACCCCTCCCGCTTTCCACCCCTCCCGCTTTCCACCCCTCCCGCTTTCCACCCCTCCCGCTCCCCACCTCACCCTTCCCACCTCACCCTTCCCACCTCACCCTTCCCACCTCACCCTTCCCACCTCACCCTTCCCACCTCACCCTTCCCACctcacccttcccccctcacccttcccccctcacccttccccccacccccttccccccgtcccccctcccgcttccccccctcccgcttccccccctcccgctttccccccctcccgctttcccccccccccgcttcccccccccccccccccccccccccccccctccccccccccccccccccccccccccccccccccccccccccccccgctttccccccccccccccccccccccgctttccccccctcccgctttcccccctcccgctttcccccctcccgctttccccccctcccgctttccccccctcccgctttccccccctcccgctttccccccctcccgctttccccccctcccgctttccccccctcccgctttccccccctcccgctttccccccctcccgctttccccccctcccgctttccccccctcccgctttccACCCCTCCCGCTTTCCACCCCTCCCGCTTTCCACCCATCCCGCTTTCCACCCATCCCGCTCCCCACctcacccttcccccctcacccttccccccacccccgtcccccctcccgcttcccccccccctcccgcttccccccccctcccgcttcccccccTTCCGGCTTCCCCCCCCTTCCGGCTTCCCCCCCTTTCCGGCTTCCCCCCCTTTCCGGCTTCCCCCCCTTCCGGCTTCCCCCCCCTTCCTGCTTACCCCCCTTCCCgcttaccccctccccctcccctccttcccctccccgcgcccccacatcccctccccgcgCCCCCACATCcccgttccccctcccccttcctccttctcccacctcccccttccctacgtactccttccccctccttccccttccctccccctttccccttccccctccctcccccacttccccctccctcccccacttccccctccctcccccacttccccctccctcccccacttcccccctccctcccccaccttcccccctccctcccccaccttccccctcactcccccagcttccccctccctcccctacctTCCCCCTCCGTCCccaccttccccttccctcccctttcccctccctccccccttcccgctccctccccctcccccccttcacccccttccccccccccttcacccccttccccctccctcccccaccttccccctccctcccccaccttccccctccctcccccaccttccccctccctcccccaccttccccctccgtcccccctccccccctttccctccccccctttccctccccccctttccctccccccctttccctccccccctttcccttccccctttccctcctcccctttcccttccccctttccctcctcccccctttcttaccccttccctcccccttccctcccccctctcttcccccccttccctccctcctctcttccccccccttccctcccccctctcttccccccccttccctcccccctctcttcccccttccactttcccctccctctccgtcccttTCTCCAaccctccctctatccctccctttCACCGTCCCTTTCTCACTCCCTCTATCCCTTCTTTCCTGTCTCCtttatttcctctctccctctatcccttccttccttcctttctccctccctttctccccctcccttcctccccctcccttcctccccctcccttcctccccctcccttcctccccctccttccctctccctccttttttccctcgctcccccttcctccctcactccctccccctcccaccctcactccctccccctcccaccctcactccctccccctcccaccctcactccctcactccctccccctccctcactccctccccctcccacattccctccccctcccacactcaccctcacccctctcttcccctcccctgccctctcttctactcccctctcttcccctccactCCGCTGCACTcccgtccccttccctcccacccTCACTCCGTCCCCCCATCCCGCGTCCCCCCATCCCGCGTCCCCCCATCCCGCGTCCCCCCATCCCGCGTCCCCCCATCCCGCGTCCCCCCATCCCGCGTCCCCCCATCCCGCGTCCCCCCATCCCGCGTCCCCCCATCCCGCGTCCCcccatcccgctttcccccccatcccgctttcccccccatcccgctttcccccccatcccgctttctcccccatcccgctttcccccccatcccgctttctcccccatcccgctttctcccccatcccgctttctcccccatcccgctttctcccccatcccgctttctcccccatcccgctttctcccccatcccgctttcccccccatcccgctttcccccccatcccgctttcccccccatcccgctttcccccccatcccgctttcccccccatcccgctttcccccccatcccgctttccccccatcccgctttcccccccatcccgctttcccccccatcccgctttcccccccatcccgctttcccccccatcccgctttcccccccatcccgctttcccccccatcccgctttcccccccatcccgctttcccccccatcccgcttcccccacctcccccttcccgcttccctcacctcccccttccctcttccctcacctcccccttccctcttccctcacctcccccatcccgcttcccccacctcccccttccctcttcccccacctcccccttccctcttcccccacctcccccttccctcttcccccacctcccccttccctcttcccccacctcccccctcttccctcttcccccacctcccccctcttccctcttcccccacctcctccttcccccacctcccccttctcccacccccacctcccccttgcgCCACCTCCCCCTTGCGCCACCTCCCCCTTGCgccacctccccctgcccccacctccccctgcccccacctcccccttcccccttcccccacctcccccctcccccttctcccgccccacctcccccttcccccttttcccgccccacctcccccttgccccacctcccccttgccccacctcccccttgccccacctcccccttgccccttctcccaccccaccttccccctccctccccgtccccctcacctttccccctcccctcccccttcctccctcaccttcccccttcctccctcaccttcccccttcctccctcaccttcccccttcccccctcaccttcccccttcctccctcaccttcccccttcctccctcaccttcccccttcctccctcaccttcccccttcctccctcaccttcccccttcctccctcaccttcccccttcctccctcaccttcccccttcctccctcaccttcccccttcctccctcaccttcccccttcctccctcaccttcccccttcctccctcaccttccccctccctcccccaccttccccctccctccccgtccccctcccccttcctccctcaccttcccccttcctccctcaccttcccccttcctccctcaccttcccccttcctccctcaccttccccctccctcccccaccttccccctccctcccccttcccccttccccctccctcccccaccttcccccttccccctccctcccccaccttcccccttccccctccctcccccaccttccccctccctcccccagcttcccgctctctcccacagctttccccaccctcccccctttccctcccccctttccctcccccctttccctcccccctttccctcccccctttccctcccccctttccctcccccctttccctcccccctttccctcccccctttccctcccccccttcccaccccccacttttccccccccttccctccctgctctcttcccccttccctccctcctctccctccactcccccctctcttcccccttctctcccccctctcttcctccccttccactccccgctctcttccccctcccaccctcactcccctccccctctactcCCCCTCTCCttaccctccccctcaccctcccctcttcctcccctccccctcccctcttcctcccctcttcctcccctcttcctcccctcttcctcccctcttcctcccctcttcctcccctcaccctcccctcttcctcccctccccctcccctcttcctcccctccccctcccctcttcctcccctccccctcctctccccctccccctcccacactcaccctctccccccctcactacctccccctcccaccctcaaccgctccccctcccctcccccttcctccctcaccttcccccttcctccctcaccttcccccttcctccct from Heterodontus francisci isolate sHetFra1 unplaced genomic scaffold, sHetFra1.hap1 HAP1_SCAFFOLD_480, whole genome shotgun sequence encodes:
- the LOC137362378 gene encoding LOW QUALITY PROTEIN: uncharacterized protein (The sequence of the model RefSeq protein was modified relative to this genomic sequence to represent the inferred CDS: deleted 1 base in 1 codon) gives rise to the protein PPIPLPPIPLPPIPLPPPPFPPPPFPPSPLPLSPLPPSPLPPSPLPPSPFPPSPFPPSPFPPSPFPPSPFPPSPIPPSPIPPSPIPPSPIPPSPIPPSPIPPSPFPPSPFPPLPLSPFPPLPLSPTPPYPFPPSPFPPSPFPPSPFPPSPFPPSPFPPSPFPPSPFPPSPFPPSAFPPSPSPFPPSPFPPSPFPPSPPPPSPPPPSPPPPSPPPPSPPPPSPPPPSPPPHLPLPPPPPPPSPPPPPHLPLPTSPSPPPPSPPPASPPPPSPLPLPPSHPSPSPLPPSHPSPSTTSPSPFPPCPFPPPSTTSLFPHPPPPPSPPPPSPPPPSPPPPNPPPPSALPNCPSPPPPPPPSPPPPSPPPPSHTTTSPSPSLLPPIPLPPSRFPPSPFPPHPS
- the LOC137362380 gene encoding uncharacterized protein, translating into PPPPSSLFPHLLLPPPPPSPTPTSPLRHLPLLPSPPSPLPPPLSPPL